TAAGCATAACAAACAAATATTGTAAAAAGCAATCTCATGGAGCCGATTGTCTCAAAATAAATCTCATTCAGCGTTGCAAGCAACGCTATGAACCCGGAACCGGTAACTCCGGCAGCACCTTTGGAGATCAGCATCAGCACACCGAGCATTACCAGCACCTGGGTAATGGAAAGCTCCACCCCATATGCCTGAGCCATGAACATCTTCAGCTCAGGTAGATCAAACCCATCATTTTACCGATGGAGAACAGTTAGCCTACGCCGAAATTGCCAATCGTATACACCATGGCCCAGAAGGTTCATTTACAACTTAGGCATCCAAAAAGGGTTCTCTTCCTTCTCACACCCGGTTAACACGTAGTAAATATGCCCCTGCTCACTCTTCATCGTACCGATCTCTTTGCAGGTGTCGGTCTTCGTTCCCTGTTTGGAGCCATAGGCATCCCTTGAGTTATCATAAGTCGATTGAATAGCTGTACCATCATAGATCAATTCCTGGATAATGGGCCCACCTTCAATGGTATACATCGTTACACGAACCTGATCCTGCTGTTTTTTCTTCACATTTTTCATAAATGTGTCCCACTTATCTTCGTTCCGTATGCCTCCATGAAGCACAACCACATCCCCGCTTTGCTCCGCTTGCTCTGGATTATGGGGCTCGATAATTTCTGGGAATGATTTCGTGATTCCGGAAGCACCCGTGGTTGGATCATTTGCCTGATAGGCAGTTAACAGCATTAAAGCTAACGATAAGATAAGCATATTTTTTCTCATTCCATCACCTCATGTATGAAACGCTTCAATCTTATCCTTTGTTGCATGATTATTCTTATTTTGTCATTTATCTGTAACTCCCTCGTTGTCCCGAACGTACTCTCACACCTACATACAAGAAAAACCCTTCGCGCAAGCGATTCAGATCCACGTTCCCATGAACCGATGCCTGCTTGAAGGGGTTTTATATTTCTATCACATTTATTTCTCGAATCGGAACCAGCCGAAGTCAAACTGACTGCCTGGCAGGAAGATAAAGCTTACTTTCTGCTCACCTTTCACCTGTTCAAGTTCAAACACCCGTTCCTCATATCCACTTGACTGCGTGAACTCAACCAACTGGTTGCTCTGTCCGTCCGCACCTGCGAAGCGAATATGAATCGTATTCTTATCAATCGGTGAATGGCCGTAGATCACGAGCTTTGATGTGCCTTCTGCCGTAAAGTCCATGTTTTCAAACTCCAGCGACACGTTGTTCCCGATACCTTCAACACGGTCACCCTCGATTTTGAACGTATCTCCGTAGAGATGATCACAGGATGCAGCCGCATTCTGTTCAAAGGCCCGACTCTGACGTTCGAAGGAGAAACCTTTAATATGAATCTTCTGCTTCAACACAAAACAGATCGACGTGATCCCGCTAAGGCGTTTGGACAATTGGTACGTCTCTTCCTGGTATACATTCCAAATGGACTCTTTGTCATACACCACATCCGCAATCATCGTACTTCCTTCCTCATCCGGCATACCTTCCCAGATCTGAATGAGGTACTCCTCCGTGGACAACGTAAAGATTGGAATGGTAATCGTATCGGAGCCATATGGCCCGAAGTCAATATTACGGAAGCCTACATGCGTCTCTCCGTCGCGACTTGTCGCTACCCCACGTTCGTTGCCGTTACCAACCTCACCTTTGGTGTAATCGTACAGTCCGCCCGTGATGAAGCCGTATGGATCTTTGTAGGCTGTACCGAGACCGTCCGCCTTGAATTCCAGCTGGGAGATGAGTTTCGTTTTGTCCGTACCGTTGGTACTGGTTGCGCGAAGCCGGAACTCCCCGTCACCTATAGCCGATACCCTCACCGCATGTTGATGCTCACCGTTGTCGCCCGTTTCTGTTTGAACAGCTTCCACTTTGGCAATGTTGGACTCGATCCCCGCATCGTTCACAACGGCCCACTCGATATCGCAATAGGAGGTGTTCTCCGGATACAGCTTGGCGGTTACGACCAGCTCCGGGTTAGATGGATCGAGCAACTGTCCTGCAGCACTGATGATCTCGATTTTCCGCAAAGGAATCTCATGAGCATTCCCCGTAAGCACTGGACGTTCTTCATTGTTCATGAAGACAGGTTGTACTTGCTTCTCATCAACCAGTTCCGCATCCATAATACGCGATTCAAACTCAGCTACAGCCCCTTCCAAACCTTCGGAAGAAACTTCAATCCGTACCGTTCCAGCTTCATTTGTCGCTCCGATGATCGCCATCAGCTTGCCGCTGAACAGTCTTCTGCTCAACCCTTTGTATGGATCATAGTCCGTGCTGTCCCCATTATCCAGACCCAGCAATCGTCCTGCACCCGTCACCTGAACTTGCACGCGGTTATTCGCATTGTGAACCGGATTACCCGCCTTATCTTCAACATCAATTTCTACAAAAATGAGGTCTGTACCATTCGCTTGCAGCTGCTCCCGGTCCGCTTGCAGACGGATTTTCTTCGCATCCGTATAGGATCTTTGCACATCGGTTGCAATGATCTGGCCGTTCTCATCATAAGCGATCGCTTTTAGCTCGCCCTCTTCGTACGGCACTTTCCACCAGCCAGACAGCTGTGTTCCATTAGCATGATCGATATCGTACGTACCAATGGTTTTACCGTTGAGTTGCAACTCAATCTTCGGTGCGTTGCTGCACACGCGTACATCAATGATCTGACCCGGGCTGAAATCCCAATAAGGGAACAGGTGAACCATCGGACTTTTCTTATAATCCGTCCAAGCCGCTTGGTAGATGTAATAGGAGTCTTTCGGGAATGTTGCGGTATCCAGCTGTCCAAAATACGAATTCTTCGTATGATACGGTGTCGGCTCTCCGATATAATCGAATCCAGTCCACAGGAATTGACCCAGCGAATAAGGTGTATCCCGCTCTGCCAAAATGCAATATTCTGCCGACTTCGCGCCCCAGCTCGTCGTACTGTTACCCAAAGCCGAGCACTGCTCGTCATCATCTGCCAGAATCGGCTGTTCGAATGGGAAGTGATAAATGCCACGGCTCTGCACCACAGAAGACGTCTCACTACCATAGATGATCCAGTCCGGATGTTCTTCATGATGTTTGTCGTAATATTTTTCCGCGTAGTTGTAACCTGCCAGCTTCACGATATCCGCGCATTTTTGTGCATTTTCCCAAGGCATATAGTTCGAACCTATCGTCACGCCAGCATTACCTTTCGGATCAAATTCCAGCACATAGTCCATTAACATGCGAGTTACTTCCTGTCCACGCTCATCCGCATGGGTATCATAGATTTCATTCCCGATACTCCACATGATCAGGCTGGCATGGTTACGGTCGCGCTTCACCCAACTCTTCACATCCGTATGCACCCACTCCGGGAAAAATCTCGCATAGTCGTATGGCGTTTTGGCACGTTCCCACATATCAAAGGCTTCAGACACAACCAGCATACCCATCTCATCCGCGAGTTCCATGAACTCTTTGGCAGGCATATTATGCGCGGTGCGGATAGCGTTAACGCCCATTTCTTTGAGCAAAACAAATCTTCTACGCAGTGCCGTTAGGTTAAAAGCAGCCCCCAGCGCTCCGAGATCATGGTGTTCACACACACCGTTCAATTTCATCTTGACTCCGTTCAGGTGGAACCCTTCATTGGCATCCAGCTTGATATCCCGGAATCCAATACGCTGTGATACCGATTCAACTGTCCGATCTTCCTGATCATCCGAGATCAATCGCAGCTCTGTCACCAGTTCATACAGATGCGGTGCATCCGGGCTCCACAGGTTAGGATTCACAACAATAAGTTGTTGGCTATCTGTCGCTGCAACCGCTTTTTCAACCACCGAAGCCGTAACATTCGCTTGGCTGGATGCCACCACCTGACCTTCATACCGGATCGTATGCACCAGCTCTGCCTGCTGATTCTGTTCAAGGTTCAGCTCCGTATCCACTTCCACCTGCCAGCCATTCGGCTGCTGATTAATGGATACATAGATTCCATCCGTAACAATATGGTTGCGGTCTCTCGTTTTCAGCCACACATGGCGATAGATTCCGGCCCCGGAATACCATCTGCTGTTCGGGCTCTGATGCACTACTTTGACCACAATCTCATTGTCGCCTTCCACCAGTGCATTCGTGATCTCATGTTCAAAAGCAGAATATCCATACTTCCACTCCCCAACCAGATGTCCGTTCACATACACCGAAGAATCCATGTATACGCCATCAAAACAGAGCAGAAGCTGCTGCTCATCCTTCGTGTAATGGAACGTCTTGCGGTACCATCCAATGCTGTCCTCATACAGTTCAAGCGTATTATATATCAGCCAATCATGGGGAAGTTCCACAGGTTCATACACCAGACCCGCAGGTTCCGTAACATCCAGCTTACTTTTCGCAAATTGCCATCCATCATTAAAAAGTCTCTTCTGATTCATGGTAGATTCTCACTTTCTTGAAGTAAATTATGATTGCGGTTACAACAGTAGTGTCACTTTTTCCGAAAACCTTTTCGGTAATACACAAGTATGACTATAACACATAACCCGATTATACCATCAGTCTCTTTCCTATACCTCCATTTCATAAGATTTTTTAGCCACAATGATGAACGTTTTATTCCCTCCAAGCATTGTACCTTTCGATAACTACAAACCAAAAAGGCAACCCGTCAGCCGGGTCACCTTCTCTGTTCTATCCTTTAGTGAGCACTTCTTCTCTATACACTCCTGCACCAACACTACTCTACTTCTATCCCTTGTAAAAAGGGTTCCACCCTATGCCTTTGCCCGATGGCATCGCGCCGGGCACCCCGTCCGCTTCAAGCAGCGGACGGACAACTAACTTCACGGGCCACTCCCTGCTCTCGAATATCGCATGAGCGAGCGCGGCCCGGTCGGATTCGGGAAGCTGCACATGTTGCAGCGCTTCCTTCCAAGCCTGCTCCGTGATCTCCCATAACTTCGTTTCGGGAATGTGGTACACTTCGCTCAATGCCTCCATAATCACAGCCAGATTCACCTGCGTCCCCAAAGACTGCACATAGAAAATCAGTTTCTGAATCGTCTCGTTATACAGACTGTTCGAGTAGCCTGGACGAATATGATAGGCAGGGTCTGCAATGCCATGTTTGTCCAGATAAGGCTGATGCAGACGCACGGAATCATGATCGCGGAACAAAAGACCCTTTACCTGATTATCCCGTAACACCAGACAGCAGTTCTGACCATGAATCTCAGGTACAACGCCCACCTTGAACAGACGCATCACGATATCATAAAACGTTGTAGCTATGCTGGTATAGAAGTCGAGGACATCCGCGCTGCTGAGGGTATCCCCCAGAATCTCCGTTAATAGATGATGCCTTTCCAGATTCACACCCAGTGCGGCCATTGGAATTACTTTATAGGCTTCACACAGCAATTCAGCGGGATACACACGAATCTGTGCAGCCAGATGCCGGGGATGATCATCGAACAGTCCCATGGATTCTGGCATAAAGCCCCACCAGTTCTGCTCTTCGCACATATACACCTTGTCCTTCAACGTCTCGTCACAAGCTACAGCTTGCCTTAGCATAAGTTCTCCAGCAAGACCATTCAGAAGTTTGACTACTGGAAGATAACGAGCAGCCCCCAGAGATAGAACACTAACCGGTAGCTTAAGCATCCGGGTGGACTCGGTTGATGGGGCCATCGAGCGTAGAGAGGATGTGGCCTGTACGTCGGCCACTTCTATGTCCAATACGACAATGCTGCCCTCTTCAATCTCTCCCGTGAAGCGGGGCAGAATCACATGCTGCAATTGCCACGGATGAACAGGCATCGGCAGATATTCATCCAACGTGATCCCTTTGCGGGCAAACTCGGCTTCCACTACTCCACGCTGAACATCGTCTAACACGTCCAAAATGGACAACCCATCTTCACACCCTTGCTGAACGGCATCCAGCCGTATAGCCACCCAGCGCAGCGAAATCGTCTTCCCGAATTCCGCTGCATACCGAGTTACATCTTCTGCGTTGAATCCCACTTTGGCTTTGGACGATGGGTGGAATGGACGGTCCCGCAATGCCGCAACGCGTTCACCCTTGATAAACCACTCATAAGCAGACGCTGGGACGTTGGCCGACAGATACCGGACTTGTTCCCAGCCCTGAGAATACTGCTCCACAGCAATATCCAGACTAGCAAGAAACTCCGCCACTCCGGGTTGGCTATAGTCTTCATCTGACAAAGCCTTCTGTAACACCGCACGTCCAACCTCTGCTGGAGAATCAAGGAGAACCCAGCTTCCATCTGTTTTCTCCTCGTAGATCGGTGAACCCTGGACCCACTGAATCCCCTGTCTCACCCCTTCTTCAACCAGACACAGCACGCCTTGAGTGTGCAATCTATAGCGAGACGCTACATTATGATTATGCTCTTCGCTGTCATACCCCTTGTACAATCGACGGAACGGCGCAGGTGCTGCGGCAAAATCAATGAATGGGTGATCCTCCAGTGGGAGTAATTGCTCCGACAAAAATGAATTCATCAGATCCGTCATAATCCGGCGTTCAGCGGCTTGCAGACTGGAACGCTTCATCAGTGTTGACATGATTATTGTCCTCCGTTAGATAATGGAATGCCGGGTGCGGATGCCCCAGAAAATCATGATGCGAGATGGTCCAGCAATAAGCTCCAGACTTTTCAAACAAAACAATATCTCCTACCCGTAGCAGCGCTACCTCCGCATCGGAATGCATCCGATCCTTCGGTGTACATAACTCACCTACCACATGAACTCGACGATCTCTTACCTCTGGCCGGGCAAACGAGTGTTTCCAACGATCCGTCGCCATAATCTGAAACGGGTGGTCATGCCCCCATGAAGCAGGCAGACGATTGTGGTGCGTACCTCCCCTTAACACGGCAAAATACTGATCATGAGAGGTTTTGATATCCGTAACCTCTGCCGCGTAATATCCATGGTCTGCCACCAGTAGTCGACCCGATTCAAAATACAGCTGACCTCCGCGTGAAACAAGGCGCTGTCTGGCTTCACTTTGCTCCAGCAGGGAAGTGAATAAAGGCCAGTCGAATCCGGGACTGCCATCATACGTGACACCGAATCCGCCTCCTGCATTCACCACTTCCACAGGTAAATCATACTGCAGCTGCCACTGCTCCACCTTTTGCAAATATAGCTCGATCATCTCGGCGTGCAGACTTGCATCCATATTGTTGGACAAGGAGTGAAAATGGAACCCGCTTAACCGAACCACACCCGCGCCTTCCACACGAATAAGTTCAATGGCTTCTTCCACCGCCTCTTCATCGATTCCAAATGGACTAGGCCCACCGCCCATAACAATCTTCGTCCGAGGTAACGTGCTACTTCGCAGATTGATTCGGAGCAGAATGCGCACTTCCTGCGCTTGCTTCTGTTGTTGCTTGTGTTTCGGCTCATTTTCTTGCTTCTGCCTGCTTCCCTGCACCTGATCATGCTCTTGATCCATCGCTCTCTCTTTCGCAATCGCAATGATGCGGCGCAGCTCCAGCAAACTCTCTACATGGATGTAGCTCACGCCATTCTCGATGGCTAGCCTCAGTTCGCTCTCCTTTTTACCCGGACCTCCAAACAGAATCGGAACCTCGCGGCTTACCGCTCTAACCTTGAGTAACTCTCCGATCGAAGCCACTTCAAAGCCCTTCACCAATGGAAGCAACGCCTCAATGATTCGCGGATTAGGATTCGCCTTAATGGCGTAGAACAATTGTGTGTTCCCAGGCATGCTACCCAACATCTGACGTACTTGCTCCTGAATGCCAGCCAGATCGTATACATACGCACATACCGGTTCTTCCATTCCGCGTTGCAGTTCATCTATCGCATGCCATACACTAAGTTTCATATCTGCCCACCCGCATTCCTGTAGTCATTCCGTTTTTGGGCATACGCCCGAAACGCCGTATTCCGATCATCACCAAGCACGTATATATGTACTCCCCGCTCACCCCAGAGCGACATATCATCCACACCTCTGGTGACCGTTGCATAAGGTACTTCGCACTGCTGGGCGGTAGCATGTAATTCATCCAGCATACGTCTCACATCCGGGTGCTCTGTCTGCCATGGCACGCCGAGGGATTGCGACAGATCCGCCGCGCCTTCCAATACAAAACTCACCTGAGGGTGAGACAGAATCTGTGCACTTTGCCGCACGCCCTCCACACTTTCGATCATGGGTACAACCATCACCTGTTCATTGGCTTCCTCGATATATCCGGTAAGCGGATATTTACCGAACACACCGGGACGACCACTATTCAAGCTCCGCATGCCAACCGGATGATAGTAGGCGTGACGAACCGCTTCCTCCACCTGCTCCAATTGCTCGACATGCGGAATGACGATACCTTGTGCACCACAGTCCAGCACCTTCAGGATCTCCGCTCGTTCCACTTTCGAGATCCGTACCAGCGGGGTTAGGCCGACCAGTTCCGCCGCACGAACCAACTCTTCCACCGACTCCATCGATGTTGCGGCATGTTCCAGATCAATAATGACAAAGTCATATTCCGCATGTCCGATCATCTCAATGACGACCGGGTGTGGTATGGATACAAAAAGGCCATATACTGGCTGTTTGCGTGCAATTTTTTCCTTCAGCGTGTTAATCCTCATTCGACGATTCCCTTTAATTCGGGCGTTCTCTTTGATTCAAGTACATCCTTTGATATCTTGAGCGGATTGCTCGCCTTGCGGAAATATAACTCTCCATCCCCATACAGACGGCGCTTGGTCATCTCTTCGATCAGTGCATCTTCGGCAAAAAGGTCAAATGCAACGAATCGTTCCGTGTACTCCGGGTGCTCTCGCTGATAATCCACAATTACACCTGCGCACAGCTGCCAGAACGCTTCCTCCGACAGACCAAACTTCTCCAAAGCCAGCGCAATATCCGTCATGCAGATAAAAAAGAACGCATCATACGTATAGTCACGGACTTCCGACACATCTCCCGCATAGATGAAGGAATACCGATTGAACTTGCGATGAGTTTCCGGCTCTGGATTCAGTTTTGGTGCTCTTTCCGGGTGCAGCAGTTGATCCGGTACATAACGAACACCATCATGCAGATCCTTGATAATGATTCGTTTCGGCAGATCATCTTCCAGTACCAAAATGATATTCTGGGCATGGGATTCCAGCGCAATCCCGTGTGCGTAGAGCAAATGTATAATCGGCAGTGTAACCGTGCGAACAAGGGCCTCGCTCCACTTCTCCACACCATGTCGTTCTACAGCATCCTGGATAAATGGAACACCATCTGGCTGTACCAACATCAAAGCATTCAGCGGCCACGCCGTCTCACCTTGCTTCAGGTGAACCGATACATTCTCCCGCCAGATCGCACCAAGTGTGCCGTAGGCCCGTCCATATTGCGTTGCAGGCAACTGCTCATAACGGAACGACAGTCCCATGATTTCTTTCAAAATGGCAAACTGCGCCCGCTGCAACAGCTCATCTTCACGAACGAGATTATCCAGCCAATCGCTGATCAGCGGTGCGTTCTGGGTCGTATGTTGTGCCAGAATACGTGTGCTTGACGTATTGGTGATACTGAGGGCCAGTTTGATGTAAGGGGCTTCCGGATTCATCCGGTTCGAGAGTGAACGGATCGACTGCTGCGCGCGATAGGGCGAAGACGATGGACCAAGATACACGATGTCCCCATCCATCAGTTGACGAGCATATACCGATTCCAACTGGTGCTCCCACTGCCATGGATGAACTGGAATGAACACATAGGATTCATCAGTGCCAAAAGCTAATTTCCCATCCACCTTGCTGCCTTTGCTGCCAACGCTAGACCCTACTAAGCTATCTTGAGCAATGGTTATATCACGAACTTCGGCACTGCTCTCAAGCTGATCTGCACTGGTATCATATACGTTGGCGGTCTCACCCACGTCCGTTCGATTTTGTTGTTGCAGTATCTGATGAAATCGCTGTGCGTCCTCTACGGTCAGATGTTGCCCCACCAGTTCTTCAGAGCTATATCCCGCGGATACAGCGGTCTGAGCAAATTCTTTTTTCACAGCAACCCAGACTAATGCAACTTCCGTGTTAAACTCAGGGCCATAAGCGAGATTGTCTTTCAAAGAAAATCCTAGTCTCGACTTGTAGCTCGGGTGGTACAGATGACCGTCAGTCATGTGACTTTCGAGCGCATCATAATGTCGATCTTCACTCGGAATGTTCAAGGACAATATAGCTTGGCACTGGCTGTCCTTTGCCATCGTTTCGAGCAGTTCCTGGATAAAAGCCCTGACATTTGCACCCTTCAAAGCGTTCAGCACAATTTCCTCCAAAAACAGATCCAGATCGGTGCAGAGTACGCCTTCCCTTTGAATCGAACCCTTCTTCACCTTCACCCGGCCAAATGAAAACTTTCGCTCCGCTTCACACGTGTACGCCACAGAATCGCCGGAAGATGTAAGGCCGCTGGTTCGCCATTCGCTCCCACTTACAT
The nucleotide sequence above comes from Paenibacillus sp. W2I17. Encoded proteins:
- a CDS encoding IucA/IucC family siderophore biosynthesis protein, which codes for MGVVGYRAEAGGRTEAVYVGVQERIMRQTLEAMWFEGILDSHVSGSEWRTSGLTSSGDSVAYTCEAERKFSFGRVKVKKGSIQREGVLCTDLDLFLEEIVLNALKGANVRAFIQELLETMAKDSQCQAILSLNIPSEDRHYDALESHMTDGHLYHPSYKSRLGFSLKDNLAYGPEFNTEVALVWVAVKKEFAQTAVSAGYSSEELVGQHLTVEDAQRFHQILQQQNRTDVGETANVYDTSADQLESSAEVRDITIAQDSLVGSSVGSKGSKVDGKLAFGTDESYVFIPVHPWQWEHQLESVYARQLMDGDIVYLGPSSSPYRAQQSIRSLSNRMNPEAPYIKLALSITNTSSTRILAQHTTQNAPLISDWLDNLVREDELLQRAQFAILKEIMGLSFRYEQLPATQYGRAYGTLGAIWRENVSVHLKQGETAWPLNALMLVQPDGVPFIQDAVERHGVEKWSEALVRTVTLPIIHLLYAHGIALESHAQNIILVLEDDLPKRIIIKDLHDGVRYVPDQLLHPERAPKLNPEPETHRKFNRYSFIYAGDVSEVRDYTYDAFFFICMTDIALALEKFGLSEEAFWQLCAGVIVDYQREHPEYTERFVAFDLFAEDALIEEMTKRRLYGDGELYFRKASNPLKISKDVLESKRTPELKGIVE
- a CDS encoding HpcH/HpaI aldolase/citrate lyase family protein — protein: MRINTLKEKIARKQPVYGLFVSIPHPVVIEMIGHAEYDFVIIDLEHAATSMESVEELVRAAELVGLTPLVRISKVERAEILKVLDCGAQGIVIPHVEQLEQVEEAVRHAYYHPVGMRSLNSGRPGVFGKYPLTGYIEEANEQVMVVPMIESVEGVRQSAQILSHPQVSFVLEGAADLSQSLGVPWQTEHPDVRRMLDELHATAQQCEVPYATVTRGVDDMSLWGERGVHIYVLGDDRNTAFRAYAQKRNDYRNAGGQI
- a CDS encoding IucA/IucC family protein; the encoded protein is MSTLMKRSSLQAAERRIMTDLMNSFLSEQLLPLEDHPFIDFAAAPAPFRRLYKGYDSEEHNHNVASRYRLHTQGVLCLVEEGVRQGIQWVQGSPIYEEKTDGSWVLLDSPAEVGRAVLQKALSDEDYSQPGVAEFLASLDIAVEQYSQGWEQVRYLSANVPASAYEWFIKGERVAALRDRPFHPSSKAKVGFNAEDVTRYAAEFGKTISLRWVAIRLDAVQQGCEDGLSILDVLDDVQRGVVEAEFARKGITLDEYLPMPVHPWQLQHVILPRFTGEIEEGSIVVLDIEVADVQATSSLRSMAPSTESTRMLKLPVSVLSLGAARYLPVVKLLNGLAGELMLRQAVACDETLKDKVYMCEEQNWWGFMPESMGLFDDHPRHLAAQIRVYPAELLCEAYKVIPMAALGVNLERHHLLTEILGDTLSSADVLDFYTSIATTFYDIVMRLFKVGVVPEIHGQNCCLVLRDNQVKGLLFRDHDSVRLHQPYLDKHGIADPAYHIRPGYSNSLYNETIQKLIFYVQSLGTQVNLAVIMEALSEVYHIPETKLWEITEQAWKEALQHVQLPESDRAALAHAIFESREWPVKLVVRPLLEADGVPGAMPSGKGIGWNPFYKG
- a CDS encoding glycoside hydrolase family 2 TIM barrel-domain containing protein, producing the protein MNQKRLFNDGWQFAKSKLDVTEPAGLVYEPVELPHDWLIYNTLELYEDSIGWYRKTFHYTKDEQQLLLCFDGVYMDSSVYVNGHLVGEWKYGYSAFEHEITNALVEGDNEIVVKVVHQSPNSRWYSGAGIYRHVWLKTRDRNHIVTDGIYVSINQQPNGWQVEVDTELNLEQNQQAELVHTIRYEGQVVASSQANVTASVVEKAVAATDSQQLIVVNPNLWSPDAPHLYELVTELRLISDDQEDRTVESVSQRIGFRDIKLDANEGFHLNGVKMKLNGVCEHHDLGALGAAFNLTALRRRFVLLKEMGVNAIRTAHNMPAKEFMELADEMGMLVVSEAFDMWERAKTPYDYARFFPEWVHTDVKSWVKRDRNHASLIMWSIGNEIYDTHADERGQEVTRMLMDYVLEFDPKGNAGVTIGSNYMPWENAQKCADIVKLAGYNYAEKYYDKHHEEHPDWIIYGSETSSVVQSRGIYHFPFEQPILADDDEQCSALGNSTTSWGAKSAEYCILAERDTPYSLGQFLWTGFDYIGEPTPYHTKNSYFGQLDTATFPKDSYYIYQAAWTDYKKSPMVHLFPYWDFSPGQIIDVRVCSNAPKIELQLNGKTIGTYDIDHANGTQLSGWWKVPYEEGELKAIAYDENGQIIATDVQRSYTDAKKIRLQADREQLQANGTDLIFVEIDVEDKAGNPVHNANNRVQVQVTGAGRLLGLDNGDSTDYDPYKGLSRRLFSGKLMAIIGATNEAGTVRIEVSSEGLEGAVAEFESRIMDAELVDEKQVQPVFMNNEERPVLTGNAHEIPLRKIEIISAAGQLLDPSNPELVVTAKLYPENTSYCDIEWAVVNDAGIESNIAKVEAVQTETGDNGEHQHAVRVSAIGDGEFRLRATSTNGTDKTKLISQLEFKADGLGTAYKDPYGFITGGLYDYTKGEVGNGNERGVATSRDGETHVGFRNIDFGPYGSDTITIPIFTLSTEEYLIQIWEGMPDEEGSTMIADVVYDKESIWNVYQEETYQLSKRLSGITSICFVLKQKIHIKGFSFERQSRAFEQNAAASCDHLYGDTFKIEGDRVEGIGNNVSLEFENMDFTAEGTSKLVIYGHSPIDKNTIHIRFAGADGQSNQLVEFTQSSGYEERVFELEQVKGEQKVSFIFLPGSQFDFGWFRFEK
- a CDS encoding type III PLP-dependent enzyme — its product is MKLSVWHAIDELQRGMEEPVCAYVYDLAGIQEQVRQMLGSMPGNTQLFYAIKANPNPRIIEALLPLVKGFEVASIGELLKVRAVSREVPILFGGPGKKESELRLAIENGVSYIHVESLLELRRIIAIAKERAMDQEHDQVQGSRQKQENEPKHKQQQKQAQEVRILLRINLRSSTLPRTKIVMGGGPSPFGIDEEAVEEAIELIRVEGAGVVRLSGFHFHSLSNNMDASLHAEMIELYLQKVEQWQLQYDLPVEVVNAGGGFGVTYDGSPGFDWPLFTSLLEQSEARQRLVSRGGQLYFESGRLLVADHGYYAAEVTDIKTSHDQYFAVLRGGTHHNRLPASWGHDHPFQIMATDRWKHSFARPEVRDRRVHVVGELCTPKDRMHSDAEVALLRVGDIVLFEKSGAYCWTISHHDFLGHPHPAFHYLTEDNNHVNTDEAFQSASR
- a CDS encoding DUF4362 domain-containing protein, which produces MRKNMLILSLALMLLTAYQANDPTTGASGITKSFPEIIEPHNPEQAEQSGDVVVLHGGIRNEDKWDTFMKNVKKKQQDQVRVTMYTIEGGPIIQELIYDGTAIQSTYDNSRDAYGSKQGTKTDTCKEIGTMKSEQGHIYYVLTGCEKEENPFWMPKL